CTCTCGTCGGTTCGTCCTCTGTACGATCGCCGGAATCGTGGGTCTCCTGTTCGTCGAGACGGTTACGGCGAGCAACGCGGCGGCCAGCCTGAACAACGCGGCGACGGGCGACGATCTGGTGGTCCCTCGGTGGTTGTATCTGAGTACGGGAGGAGCGACCATCGGTGCCTCTGCGTTACTCGCGAGTTTCGTGACCGACCGGCGGTTCATCGCCTACATTCACGACCGACAGTTCGACGTCGAACTCACTACAGTGGTCCGACGAGGAGGAACACTCGTCGCTCGACTACTCGGGCTTCTGGTACTGGGATACATCATCGTCAGCGGGTTGACCGGACCACAGATACCGACCGTCAGCGGTACGGTCATCCTCGTGTTCGCAGGCGTCAGGGCAGGGCTGACGATGGTCTCGTATCTCGTCGGAAACCCGTGGCCTCTACTGAACCCTTGGCGGTCGATCGCATCGGTGCTTCCGTCCCTCGACTATCGCTACCCCGACCAGTTCGGCCGATGGCCGGCGACTGTCGGCTTCCTCCTGCTCATCTGGATCGAGACGACGACTCCTGTCAGCACCCGTCCGGACTACCTCGCACTGATGGTCATCGGGTACTCCGTGATCACTATCTTGGGGGCCGTCTGCTTCGGAACCGAGCGATGGTTCGACACGGTGGACCCGATTTCGGTCATGTTCCGGTTCTACGGTAGCGTCGCACCCCTCAAACGAACCGACAATGGAGTGACGCTCCGTCCTCACGGGTTTCGCCTTCCGGGGTCGACACTCGTCGATGGGTTCGACGACATCGCCTTCGTCATCGCGCTCGTGTGGGAACTCACGTTCACCGGGTTCGTCACGACAGAATCGGGGGCGGCAGTCGTCCGGGTGCTCGCAGCAACGGGTCTCCCCCCACTTCTGATCTATGCTGCCCTCTTCGTCGGCGGATACGCTTGTTTCCTCGGTGCGTACCGCTTCGCGGCGAACACGTCACGAAAGACCGTCAAGACGTACTTCACGGGGAAGGCGCTCGCGATCCGGTTCGCGCCACCACTACTCGGTATCGCCGCCGGCTACCACCTCGCGCACTACCTCGGCTTTTTCATCTCCCTGAGTCCGTCGCTGCTCGGTGTATTGCTGTCGCCGCTCTCACCGCCCGCAAATCCTGTCGTCCTGACGCTCCCGGGGTGGTTCGGGGGGCTCAACATCGCGTTCATTCTCGCCGGGCACCTGCTGGCGATCTGGCTCGCGCACGCGGCGGCCTACGGGACGTTCGCATCGCGACTCGTCGCGATCCGGAGCCAGTATCCGTTCATCGCTATCATGATCGGGTACACCGTAATCAGTCTCTGGCTGATCTCGCTTCCGACGACGTCTCCTGCATTCCTGTAACAGCACGCCCGAACGCGACAGCTTACCCGCCGATGGCGACCGTCGGCATCTCGAAGAACGCCGTCTCGTAGCCGTCGTGGCGAGCAACCTGTGGCGGGAGTTCGGTCGCGAGTTCGAGACGGTCGACGGTCACTCCCTCCTCGAGATTCGCCCCGTAGTGATAGCCGAGTTTCGGATCGAACGTCGGCTTGAGCGGGTACGTGTCGGTGCCACCGGACTCGTTCTGGAGTCCTGCCTGTAACTGCATCATCGGGAGGACGATCTGGTTGTACGGTGTATGCGCTGTAACGGCCAGATAGGGCTGCTCCCCGAACCGGGCTTCGTCTTGGAACACCCGAGCGGTGAACTGCGCGTCGCCGCTCGTCCCCGACCCGACGACCGAGCCGGTAGTGACGTTCGGAACCGTCCCAGCCGGAACGTCCATATCCATCGGTGGTATCGCGTCCCGGGTTCCCTGTCGGTCTCCCAAGCGTCGAATCGAGAGGTCGTAGAGTTCGTCGGTGTCGAAGGTAAACGGTATTTCGACGGACCGTGGCTCGCTGAATCGGTCCGCGAACTCACCGGTCCGAGCTGTCGAGAGGCCACCGATGCTGACACGGGCCCGGTACTCGCCCTCCCCGTCGAGTGTGAAGTTCGCCCCATAGTGGAATCCCATCTGTTGGGAGAGCATCGGGTAGATGACCTCTTGGGAGACGGGGATATCGCCCTGGAGGATCTCCAAGGAGACGCCGCTCGACGGAACGACGAGTCCGCTCTCCCGGTCCCAGATCGAGGCCATCAGGTGAATCGAGTCATCAGCGTCGACGATGACTTTCTCCCGCGTGTCGCCTTGCACGTTCCAGAACCGATGGGGGTAGGAGTACGTCAGCGCTACTTCGTACTCGTTAGTCGTTCGTCGGTCCGCGAGTGCCATGCCCTCGGTAATCGCAGGAACGTACACGGCCTGTGGGCGGTCCGCTACGAGTGGCGGGTCCCGCCATGCGGACTGGCGCTCGAACCCACCGAGACAGCCGGCCACGGCTGCGCCGATACCCGTGACCCCAGCTCGAAGCACGTCACGGCGATCCATTAGTGGCAGTCCGAACTGCACGGGAAAACGCCTACCGATTGCTGGTGCCACCCTCATTGCCACCCGCACATGTTATTAACTCGTACCGAAAAAGATAGTAATCATTCTAGCTCAAATGCCCTCTCGTAACAGCCCGATTAATATGATGACGACGACTATCGGGAGATATGACAAACGAGCCGTCTGGGGCGACCAATCACCGTTCCGAGGCGGAGGCAGCCAACGGTGAGGACGGATCCCCCGACCATGCTCACGATCACGATCATGGGCACGATGACGGCCACGGATCAGCGTCGACTGGCTCTGTCACCGACGACGGCGACGGCGAGACGCTCGAACTGAGCGTTCCGGAGATGGACTGCGCGTCGTGTGCCAGCAAGGTCGAGTCGGCTAACGCTCGACTCGACGGTATCTCTCGAATCGACCCGCAGGTGACGAGTGGTCAACTGGTCGTCGAGTTCGACGGAGCGATGACGAATACCGACGCGATCCGAGAGCGCGTCGAGAAGGCCGGTTACACCGTCGAATCGACGACTGGCGCTCAAAGCGAGCAGTTCTCAGTCCCTGACATGGACTGTGCGTCCTGTGCCAGCAAGGTCGAGAACGCATTGCAATCGACCGCAGGTGTCAGCGAGTTCGAGACCCATCCGACGAGTGGGACTGTCCGCGTCACGTTTGACGAGGCGGCTACCTCACGCCAACAGGTCGTCGAGGCCATCAAGGGGGCCGGATACGCAGTCGAGAACACTGACGCAGAACCGGACGCTAGTCAGGCTGCACAGCGTGAGAGTGTCTGGCGGAGCCAACGAGCGATCAAGACGTGGATCAGTGGTGCGTTCGTCACACTGGGTCTACTCTTCGAGTTCTTGTTGACTGGGCAGAACGTCGTGTTCGCGACCGTCATCGGACGTGAGATACTGGTCGCTGACGCGCACTTCCTTCTGGCTGTCGCGTTTGGCGGACAGGCCATCCTCCGGAGCGGCTACTACTCAGCTCGAAATCTGAGTCTCGACATCGACCTGCTGATGAGCGCGGCCATCGTCGGCGCCCTCGTCGCGAGCCTCGGGTTCGGCGAGGCGCTTTACTTCGAGGCGGCGACCCTCGCGTTCCTGTTCAGCGTCGCCGAGTTGCTCGAACGCTACTCGATGGACAAGACCCGGAACTCCCTGCGCGAGCTAATGGACCTCTCGCCTGACGAGGCGACGGTCCTCCGGGAGGACGAGGAGATTTCCGTTCCCGTCGAAAATATCGAGGTCGGCGAGGTAGTCGTCGTTCGCCCCGGAGAGAAGATCCCGATGGACGGTGAGGTAACGGAAGGCGAAAGTGCAGTCAACCAGGCGCCGATTACCGGCGAGTCTGTGCCCGTCGACAAGACCGTCGGCGACGAGGTGTACGCTGGCACCATCAACGAAGGTGGCTATCTGGAAGTACAGGTCACGTCTACTGCAGGGGACAACACCATCGCGCGCGTCGTCTCGATGGTCGAGGACGCACAGTCGAACAAGACCGACCGCGAGCAGTTCGTCGAGCGCTTTGCAGAGTACTATACACCGATCGTCGTCGCCATCGCGCTGGCCGCGATGGTCGTCCCGCCACTGGCTTTTGGCGCAAATTGGGTGACGTGGTTCGTTCGCGGGCTGACGCTCATCGTCCTCGCCTGTCCGTGTGCGTTCGTCATCTCGACGCCCGTCTCGGTCGTCTCGGGCATCACCAGTGCCGCGAAGAACGGCGTCCTCATCAAAGGCGGCGACCATCTGGAGGCGATGGGAGAGGTCGACGCTATCGCGCTCGACAAGACGGGCACGCTGACGAAGGGCGAACTCGTCGTCACCGACGTCGTCGCGCTCAACGGCAACACGGAGGAGGACGTCCTGCGGTGTGCCCGCGGCCTCGAAAGTCGGTCGGAGCACCCTATCGGCGACGCCATCGTGGCACAGGCCGATAGCCGCGGTGTTGCTGGCCGGGAGATCGACGACTTCGAGAGCATCACCGGGAAGGGTGTGCGTGCGGACCTTGACGGGACACCGCACTTCGCAGGCAAGCCCGGCCTCTTCGAGGAACTGGACTTCGAGCTCTCGCACGTCCACGCGACCACTGACGGCGGCGTCCCGACAGCCAAAAGCCGAGATCTCTGTGAGCGCAACGACTGCATGGACCTGCTGGAGGAAACGGTGCCGCGCCTCCAGTCAGAGGGCAAGACGGTGGTCCTCGTCGGCACCGACGAAGAACTGGAAGGGGTCATCGCTGTCGCAGACGAGATCCGCCCCGAAGCGCGGGCAATGGTCGAGCGCCTCCACAACCTCGGCGTCGAGCACGTCGTAATGCTTACTGGCGACAACGAGCGGACGGCCCGCGCCATCGCCGAGGATGTCGGCGTCGACGAATTCCGCGCCGAACTCCTTCCCGAGGACAAGGTCGAGGCCGTGGAGGGACTGCAGGAGAAATACGGGACGGTGGCGATGGTCGGCGACGGCATCAACGACGCCCCCGCGCTTGCCACCGCCGACGTCGGCATCGCGATGGGGGCGGCCGGGACCGACACCGCCCTCGAAACCGCGGACATCGCGCTGATGGGCGACGACCTCTCACGCCTGCCGTACCTCTACGACCTCTCGCACAGTGCGAACCGCGTCATCCGGCAGAACGTCTGGACGAGTCTGGGCGCCAAAGCGGCCCTCGCCGTCGCCGTGCCCTTCGGCCTACCCATCTGGGCGGCCGTCCTCTTCGGCGACGCCGGCATGACCGTCGGCGTCACCGGCAACGCGATGCGCCTCTCGAACGTCGAACCGACCCTCGACGAAGCGTAACACCGGCTTTTCGTCATTCACCATGAGATCATCACTCACGTCACGTGGCGCGTTCTTGCTGATTGCGTTGACGGGAATCGTCGTCCCCGGTGTTATCGATTTCTTCCTCGTCCAGTACGGGTACTCCGGTGTCGGAAGCGTCGTTTGGGCGATCGGATACGGCAGTGCCGTTATCGCGATCTGGTACGGCTGGTTCCGTCCTATCGATTTCACCGGCGATACGGGTGAATCACAGACATGGACCGCTGATATTGACGAGACGGAAGCCACGGAGAAACGGCACACAGTCGTCGACGAAGACGTAGACAAATGAGCGGCCACGGCCACGATCACGACTACGACGGACAGTCCGACGAACACGCGGACCACGCTGGGGCGGCCTCACAGGGGCCACGTACCCTCGCAGTCGTCGCCGGTATCAATTTCGTCGGGTTCGTCGTCGAGTTGGTCGGCGGGCTGGCGTTCGGGTCGGTCGCGCTCATCAGCGACGCGGTACACATGCTGTTCGACATGCTCGCGTACGTGATGGCGTTCGCCGCGAGCTACACCGCCGAACGATACGACGGTGGGGATGAGTGGTCCTACGGACTCCATCGGCTCGAACCGGCGGCGGCGTTTCTCAACGGCGCCCTCCTGCTTCCGATGGTCGGGTACATCCTCTGGGAGTCCTACCAGCGGTTCGTCGACCCGGTCGACATCGACCCCGTGTTGACGTTGATCATCGCGATTGGTGGCCTGCTCGTCAACGTCGGTTCGGTGTATATCCTGCAAGGGGGCGAGATGAGTCTCAACGAGCGTGGGGCGTTCTATCACCTGCTGGGCGACGCTGGTGGCTCAGTAGCAGTTATCGTCTCGACGGTCGCCGTCTGGCAGTTCGACCTCCCGATCGCTGACCCGATCGCAGCTGTGCTCATCGGCGCGCTGGTTCTCTGGTCGGCCGGGAAGGTGCTCAGAGAGAGCACGGCAATTCTCCTCGAACGAAGTCCGGTCCCGAGCAACGAGGTGCGATCGGAACTACAGACCATCGACAACGTCGACGCCATCGAGGACCTCCACATCTGGCAGGTCTGTAGCCAACTGACAGTCGCGACGGTTCGGCTTACGACCCAGTGTGAGTCACTCGCCGACCAGCAGGCAGTTCGACAGGCAGTCCACGAACGCCTCGCCGAGTGGGACGTCGACCACGCGACCGTCGAGTGTCTCGACGCCACCGCGTCCGACGTCGTACAATCCGCAGCGACCGACCAGCACTGACCGTTCACGTCACCCCAGCCAGCGAGATGTTTGAGCCCCTCGACCCAACCAGGGATGACCTCATCGCGGTTCGGGCCGGTCGTGGAACCCCGACCGCTACTCGCTGCCCATCGAGGAGATTCAGCTGTACGGCAACACGATACGCACTTAGCAACTGGGTCGGACGAGAGGGCGAGTCAACTCGTTTCGATAGTGTATCTGAGTCGCAGTCATCCTCGTTCGAGGTACAGCGAGTAGAGGATCGTCACGAATCCGAGTGCGACGAGGATACTGTTGAGGAGGACACCGACTTCGAGTGAAACCGAGAGCACCTGATCGGCGATGCCCGCGAGGAGTGCCCCCAGTGTGATGATGGTAAATCCGATGCCGAGAAGCCGGATAGACGGTGATTCAGTCTGCCGGTATGCCTTGTACGCGATGTACGTAATGGCCGCCCCCAACAGGAGGATGACGGTCTTGACGGCGACGATGGCCGGGCCGACCCACGTCATAGCTCGTCCCCCATCTTCGACCAGATATCCGCGAGGCGCTCGTCAGCGCCTCGTGGCGGGCGTTCGACGGCGACCGAGAAGGTGTCGTCGTCCTCCATCGAGATCGTCACGTCATCGAAATCTCGCTCGTAACGAGTCACTCGGCCTCCGTTCGGCTTGATCGCGTCCTGTTCGTGGACGAGCGATGCCGTTCGGAGGAGGTCGAGTTTCCGATACAGCGTCGATTGCGGGATGTCACAGGCGTCGATGAGTTCGGTTGCAGTCATGGGTTCGGCTGTGTGGCGGAGGATGGCCCGGCAGTCGGCATCATCGAGCGCATCAAGGACCTCCTGCAACGAGGGCGAGTCCGTCGATGACGCCGAATCATGCCCCATTGCCGTTCCTTCGAGACGTGTCGAAATAGGCTCCCTGATTGTCGGTTGAGCACGACGTGCTCCAGTGAGGGAGTAATGAACCACTCACTCGGAGAACGCCTCGTAGGACACCGTCTTCTGGTCGACGATTCTCTGGCTCGCGGGCACCTCACCGTCGGGCGGCATGCTCCCCTCTGCCGGGCCACCGGGTT
This portion of the Halomarina litorea genome encodes:
- a CDS encoding iron transporter, producing MDRRDVLRAGVTGIGAAVAGCLGGFERQSAWRDPPLVADRPQAVYVPAITEGMALADRRTTNEYEVALTYSYPHRFWNVQGDTREKVIVDADDSIHLMASIWDRESGLVVPSSGVSLEILQGDIPVSQEVIYPMLSQQMGFHYGANFTLDGEGEYRARVSIGGLSTARTGEFADRFSEPRSVEIPFTFDTDELYDLSIRRLGDRQGTRDAIPPMDMDVPAGTVPNVTTGSVVGSGTSGDAQFTARVFQDEARFGEQPYLAVTAHTPYNQIVLPMMQLQAGLQNESGGTDTYPLKPTFDPKLGYHYGANLEEGVTVDRLELATELPPQVARHDGYETAFFEMPTVAIGG
- a CDS encoding heavy metal translocating P-type ATPase, with the translated sequence MTNEPSGATNHRSEAEAANGEDGSPDHAHDHDHGHDDGHGSASTGSVTDDGDGETLELSVPEMDCASCASKVESANARLDGISRIDPQVTSGQLVVEFDGAMTNTDAIRERVEKAGYTVESTTGAQSEQFSVPDMDCASCASKVENALQSTAGVSEFETHPTSGTVRVTFDEAATSRQQVVEAIKGAGYAVENTDAEPDASQAAQRESVWRSQRAIKTWISGAFVTLGLLFEFLLTGQNVVFATVIGREILVADAHFLLAVAFGGQAILRSGYYSARNLSLDIDLLMSAAIVGALVASLGFGEALYFEAATLAFLFSVAELLERYSMDKTRNSLRELMDLSPDEATVLREDEEISVPVENIEVGEVVVVRPGEKIPMDGEVTEGESAVNQAPITGESVPVDKTVGDEVYAGTINEGGYLEVQVTSTAGDNTIARVVSMVEDAQSNKTDREQFVERFAEYYTPIVVAIALAAMVVPPLAFGANWVTWFVRGLTLIVLACPCAFVISTPVSVVSGITSAAKNGVLIKGGDHLEAMGEVDAIALDKTGTLTKGELVVTDVVALNGNTEEDVLRCARGLESRSEHPIGDAIVAQADSRGVAGREIDDFESITGKGVRADLDGTPHFAGKPGLFEELDFELSHVHATTDGGVPTAKSRDLCERNDCMDLLEETVPRLQSEGKTVVLVGTDEELEGVIAVADEIRPEARAMVERLHNLGVEHVVMLTGDNERTARAIAEDVGVDEFRAELLPEDKVEAVEGLQEKYGTVAMVGDGINDAPALATADVGIAMGAAGTDTALETADIALMGDDLSRLPYLYDLSHSANRVIRQNVWTSLGAKAALAVAVPFGLPIWAAVLFGDAGMTVGVTGNAMRLSNVEPTLDEA
- a CDS encoding cation diffusion facilitator family transporter; this encodes MSGHGHDHDYDGQSDEHADHAGAASQGPRTLAVVAGINFVGFVVELVGGLAFGSVALISDAVHMLFDMLAYVMAFAASYTAERYDGGDEWSYGLHRLEPAAAFLNGALLLPMVGYILWESYQRFVDPVDIDPVLTLIIAIGGLLVNVGSVYILQGGEMSLNERGAFYHLLGDAGGSVAVIVSTVAVWQFDLPIADPIAAVLIGALVLWSAGKVLRESTAILLERSPVPSNEVRSELQTIDNVDAIEDLHIWQVCSQLTVATVRLTTQCESLADQQAVRQAVHERLAEWDVDHATVECLDATASDVVQSAATDQH
- a CDS encoding DUF7521 family protein, which gives rise to MTWVGPAIVAVKTVILLLGAAITYIAYKAYRQTESPSIRLLGIGFTIITLGALLAGIADQVLSVSLEVGVLLNSILVALGFVTILYSLYLERG
- a CDS encoding winged helix-turn-helix domain-containing protein, translating into MGHDSASSTDSPSLQEVLDALDDADCRAILRHTAEPMTATELIDACDIPQSTLYRKLDLLRTASLVHEQDAIKPNGGRVTRYERDFDDVTISMEDDDTFSVAVERPPRGADERLADIWSKMGDEL